In Mucilaginibacter sp. KACC 22063, the genomic stretch TCGCCTATCAGCTTGTTTTTTGTGGCAACATCAAACTGGGCATTTTGCAAAACCCCGATTGCCTGGTTTGCCCGGCCTACGCCTTGATAGTAGCCACTCCACAGGTTATTTGCTACTCCGTTTGTTGATGTAGCTTGCAGTTTATCAATCTGGTCTGCGTCACCAAAATCTGAGGGTGTACTTCCTTTATCTGCATCATCAGAGGCAATGTCTGTTGCTACTACAAACTGGAAACTGTCGATATCCGGATCAAAACCACCTATATAAAATACATTGTAAATACCGGTAACCAGGTTTGCTGCCTGTGTTGGGTCGGTAATAATCTGGCCTTGGGTAACCTGCCCTTGCGGCGGTACATCAAGGTAATTTTTGCAGGCGGTAAAAGTCATTGAAACCAATGCAACAGCTACGCCCGCAGCTGCAATTTTTATGTTAAATTTCTTTTTCATGATCTCAAGCTTTTTAGAATTGAACATTTACACCGAACGAAAAGGTGCGGGCTACCGGATAAACTGATTGATCTACCCCCTGGGCCAATATACCAGATGATGAAACCACGTTAACCAAGCCATTAGCAGTGTTATTGGTGGCTGGTATCAACTCTGGTGATATGCCTTTGTACTTGGTAATGGTAAACAGGTTTTGTGCAGTTGCAAAAATGCGCAGCCTTGAAATATATAATCTTTTTAAAGCATTTGCGGGAATAGTGTAACCTAAAGTAAGATTGTTCATTCTTACAAATGAGCCCGATTGAATAAAGTAAGTTGACGGTGGCGTGTTTGATGTAATTACATTAGGATCTGTGGTTGATGGCCTTGCTGTAGTAAAGCGGCTATCGGCATAATCTGATGTTATATTGTCGCGCAGGTCAGATCGTGCGTTGCTGTTACCGTTGTAAATCTTGTTACCAAAATTGTAATACAAATCGGCGCTCAGGTCAAAGCTGGTATAGGTAAAACCAAGGTTAAAACCACCATAATATTTAGGCTGGTATGAGCCTGCATAAATACGGTCATTGGCATCAATTTTACCATCGCCATTAACATCAGCATAGCGTAAGCCACCTACGTGGTTTGCCTCACCAAAGGTATTAGGTGGTGCAGCATTAACCTCTGCCTGGTTTTGGAAAACCCCTACAGCCTTTAATACATAATAGCTTGCTATTGGCTGGCCATTATCGGTACGGGTTACAAACTGGCCGTTAACACTACCATCCTGCAAATACTGACCGCCATTAAGCCCAATAACTTTATTAGTGTTGAAACTGAAGTTACCACCTGCATAGTAAGAAAACTTATCGTTGATTTTGTCACTCCATTTCAACCCAAACTCAAAACCTGTATTTTGAAATGAGGCCGCATTGGTTGTATAAGTATCCTCATTTGACCCTAATATAGCTGGGATAGTTACCTGGGTAAGTGCATCTTTTACCTTTTTGCGATAGTAATCAAACTCACCGGTTAAGCGGTTATTTAAAAAAGCATACTCGAAACCTAAATCTAACTGATCGGTAAGTTCCCATTTTAAGTTAGGATCTTTGATTTGCTGTATTGCTGTGCCATTTGTAAGCTGTCCATTGTAATAATAAGGCAGGTTTGAAGTAGCAGTTACAATATAAAGGCTCGACGGAATATTATCATTACCTAGCTGACCGTAGCTGGCACGTAGTTTTAAATAATTAATAACCTTTTGATCTTTCATAAAGTCCTCTTCGGTTACAACCCAGCCACCGCCTACGGTATAAAAGTTACCCCATTTTTGAGCAAACTTAGAGCTGCCGTCGCGACGGAACGATCCTGTTAACAGATACTTGCCGGCATAATCATAGTTCGCACGTGCAATTAACGACTGGCGGGTGTATTTATCACCATTGTTATCTAATGATGTTTGCAAGCTTGGATCGCCTAATGCCAGATACCACTGATCTGATATTGGAGGAACGTTCAGGCGTGTACCATTCAGATAGCTGTAGCGGAATTTCTCGCTGGTGTAACCACCCAATACTGTAACGTGATGTTTATCGAAACGGTGATCGTATGTTAAGGTGTTATCCCAGTTGAAGTTATACGCATTATCCTGCTGGATGAAAAGCGAGCTATTGTCCTGGCGCTGGTTACCGCCGCCTGTTGTAAAGGTTGAGGAATTTGCACCAAACTGGTACAGGTAGTTGCGCTGGTTATCCCAAACACCGTCAACATTAAATGCGGTGTGGAACTTAAGCGACTTTACAATGTCGTAATCTAAAGCAACGTTGCCTTGTACGCGGTTAGCACCTGTAAAGTTGTTTGCCTTGTCTAATTGTAACAGCGGGTTACCAACGTTACCCCAAGCCGATGTATTACCGTAACGGCCGTCATCTGCCTGGCCAATTACAATTGGCGCAGCCCTGTAAACGTTACCGAAGATGCTGGATGCCGTAATCGGGTTTTCTATTGAGCGGGTTAATGATAACTGTTCGCTGAATTTTAATTTCTTAGTGATGTTTACGTCATTGTTTGCACGTAACGTAAAACGTGAGAAATCATTGGTTTTAGCAATACCCTGATCATCCAGGTAACTGGCGCTTACAAAATAGGTATTGTTGTCGCCGCCTCCAGATAATGAAACGTTGTGATTCATGGTGAAACCCTTGCGTAAAACAACATCCCACCAGTTGGTGGTGCCGCCATAAGTTAACGGCGCACTATTTGCCGCAAGCGCACTTGGGTTTACATCAGTTTCATAAGAAAGATACTGATCGCGGTTGGCCATTTTAATGGTATTAGCTGCTTCGCGGAAACCAAAGTTGGCATCGTAGCTAACAGAAGGCGGCCCCTTTTTACCCTTTTTGGTAGTGATGATCACCACACCGTTTGCACCACGCACACCATAAATAGCGGCAGATGCATCTTTTAATACATCGACGCTTAATATGTCGGCGTTGTTAATGTTACGGATATCATTGGTTAAAACCCCGTCAACTACATAAAGAGGGTTTGCACCGCCAAGTATAGAGCCTGTACCACGGATACGTAATTGTGGAGCCGAGTTTGGCTGCCCCGAAGAAAGTACCTGCACACCTGATACCCTGCCCTGTAATGCCTGGGTAGGCGTTTGTACCGGCTGCTTGGCTAATTGTTCGCCGCTTACGTTACCGATAGATCCAGTAACATCGCGTTTACGCTGCACGCCGTAACCCACCACAACTACCTGCTGTAATTCTTTGGCCTGCGGTGCAAGTTTTACGTTTATTGCTGTTTGTCCGTTAAGCGGAACCTCTTGAGACGCATATCCAACATAGGTAAAAACCAATGTTGCCGTGCCCGGTGCACTTAGTGTAAACGCGCCGTTTACATCTGTTTGAGTGCCTGCGGTAGTACCTTTAATAGTTACAGTAACGCCGATGAGGGTTTCGCCACTGGTGGCATCTGTAACATTACCTTTAACAGTAACATTTTGTGCAAATGCTGCTGAAGTAAAAAAAAGAAACAAAAGTACATACCCTGTGAAAGTAAGGATTCTATTCATAAATGAAATGTTAGGGTGTATGGATGGAATGAGCAACAACCTTTAGGTGTGGTTGTTTGCTTAGGTTTTGTTAAAATTTACGGATTTTACCTTAAACAAGTACTATATGTATGATATACTGCGATTTATACTGATTTGTTTTAAGCATAATTTTTTAGATAAAAGCATTTACCTATGGGTTAAAAAAATCAGGCATACTAAGACTTAAAAGAAAATAATCGCTTGCAGAGACTATACATACCTTAAAATGTCGCCTCAGCGCAGGCGATAATTGCAGGCTACACGAGGAAACATAAAAATGCTGTCCATAAACAACATTATGCCTGTAGTGCATTAATATAAGCTATTTTTAAATGTGACATCGGGCTTGTTGTGGCAGGCACAGGTAGTGCTAAATTATGAACGGCGGTACTTTCTTTTTGGAGAAAAAAAGAAAGTACATGACTTATATTAATTTCATCGAGATATGAGATGCTGAAACGAGTTCAGCATGACAATAACAAACAAAAAAAGCCCTTTTTGAAGGGCTTCATATTATTCTGCTAATTGAACTTTCGCTTTTTTAGGTGCAACTGGCTGCGGCACTTTTACATAGTAGCCAGTTCCATCATATACCCTTTTGCGCGGATGTTCTTTGCAGGCATCGCTGCAACAACCTTCCATTTGCCAGCCGCATTCGTCACACTGAGTGAAATGCTCGTTACACTCGGGATTAGCACAATTGATCATTTTCTCGGTTTTTTTGCCACAGTTAAAACAAGTGGAAACAGTAACCGGATTCACACTGTTAACATCTACCGCCAAACGGTTATCAAACACATAGCACTTGCCTTCAAAATCTTCTCCTCCTGCTTCCTTGCCGTATTTAATGATGCCACCATGCAATTGGTAAACGTTTTCAAAACCTTCGTGCAATAGCAAAGCCGAAGCCTTTTCGCATTTGATACCGCCTGTACAGTACGTCAGGATTTTTTTATCCTTATACTTAGCCAACTCATTAATCTTTGAAGGGAAATCGCGGAAGTTTTCTATATCAAGGGTTACGGCATTTTTAAATCGGCCTAAAGAATGCTCGTAGTTAGAACGCACATCAAGTATCACCACATCCTCATCATCTTTCATGGCCAGAAACTCCTGTGGTTCCAGGTGCTTGCCGGTTTTAACCTGCGGGTTAATCATCTGAGGGTCGCGTAAGCCCGAATGCACAATTTCGCTTTTGTAACGCACATGCATTTTTACAAACGAAGGCTCGTCTACATTATCGATCTTGAACTCCGTTTTGGCAAAGCGCTCATCGGCATGTACGGCATCCATATAGGCTTTACATGCCTCAGGCGTGCCAGATACAGTTCCGTTAAGGCCTTCATCGGCAACAATGATTCGACCGGTTAAGCCAAGGCTTTTACAAAATTTAAGATGGTCTGCGGCAAATTGCTCCGCATCTGCTATTGTTGAATAACA encodes the following:
- a CDS encoding SusC/RagA family TonB-linked outer membrane protein, with the translated sequence MNRILTFTGYVLLFLFFTSAAFAQNVTVKGNVTDATSGETLIGVTVTIKGTTAGTQTDVNGAFTLSAPGTATLVFTYVGYASQEVPLNGQTAINVKLAPQAKELQQVVVVGYGVQRKRDVTGSIGNVSGEQLAKQPVQTPTQALQGRVSGVQVLSSGQPNSAPQLRIRGTGSILGGANPLYVVDGVLTNDIRNINNADILSVDVLKDASAAIYGVRGANGVVIITTKKGKKGPPSVSYDANFGFREAANTIKMANRDQYLSYETDVNPSALAANSAPLTYGGTTNWWDVVLRKGFTMNHNVSLSGGGDNNTYFVSASYLDDQGIAKTNDFSRFTLRANNDVNITKKLKFSEQLSLTRSIENPITASSIFGNVYRAAPIVIGQADDGRYGNTSAWGNVGNPLLQLDKANNFTGANRVQGNVALDYDIVKSLKFHTAFNVDGVWDNQRNYLYQFGANSSTFTTGGGNQRQDNSSLFIQQDNAYNFNWDNTLTYDHRFDKHHVTVLGGYTSEKFRYSYLNGTRLNVPPISDQWYLALGDPSLQTSLDNNGDKYTRQSLIARANYDYAGKYLLTGSFRRDGSSKFAQKWGNFYTVGGGWVVTEEDFMKDQKVINYLKLRASYGQLGNDNIPSSLYIVTATSNLPYYYNGQLTNGTAIQQIKDPNLKWELTDQLDLGFEYAFLNNRLTGEFDYYRKKVKDALTQVTIPAILGSNEDTYTTNAASFQNTGFEFGLKWSDKINDKFSYYAGGNFSFNTNKVIGLNGGQYLQDGSVNGQFVTRTDNGQPIASYYVLKAVGVFQNQAEVNAAPPNTFGEANHVGGLRYADVNGDGKIDANDRIYAGSYQPKYYGGFNLGFTYTSFDLSADLYYNFGNKIYNGNSNARSDLRDNITSDYADSRFTTARPSTTDPNVITSNTPPSTYFIQSGSFVRMNNLTLGYTIPANALKRLYISRLRIFATAQNLFTITKYKGISPELIPATNNTANGLVNVVSSSGILAQGVDQSVYPVARTFSFGVNVQF
- the trhO gene encoding oxygen-dependent tRNA uridine(34) hydroxylase TrhO — translated: MKKYQTLLYYCYSTIADAEQFAADHLKFCKSLGLTGRIIVADEGLNGTVSGTPEACKAYMDAVHADERFAKTEFKIDNVDEPSFVKMHVRYKSEIVHSGLRDPQMINPQVKTGKHLEPQEFLAMKDDEDVVILDVRSNYEHSLGRFKNAVTLDIENFRDFPSKINELAKYKDKKILTYCTGGIKCEKASALLLHEGFENVYQLHGGIIKYGKEAGGEDFEGKCYVFDNRLAVDVNSVNPVTVSTCFNCGKKTEKMINCANPECNEHFTQCDECGWQMEGCCSDACKEHPRKRVYDGTGYYVKVPQPVAPKKAKVQLAE